The nucleotide sequence GTCGGAAGGCTTTGTCACTGTCACACCACTTAAATTTGACTTAACAGATCACGATCACCTGCAATCATCATCACCAAAATTGTCTGGCAGCGAGATCGACCTGGAACTCGATTGATCTTTGATAACGGTAATTAATGAATATGACCTTCCCAAGTTTGACATTCTCCGGCTATGCGGGATAATCGAAGAGAAAACAAGTTTCATGCGACAGAAACCTGGTTCACAAACCTGTCCCTTGAACGGGTCTGCATTCACAATGCACGTAAAGAGATACCAGTGATCTGACTAAAGAGTTGCTGAGGAGGTGCCCAGTGAATCACAATCAGTCACCAGACCACAACAGGCTCTCCTCCCGGATCTTATCGGAAACATTCCCGGAACTGCAGTCCGGCGAACTCCTGCAAAATATCTTCGACTCAGATCATCAACTGCTGCGAAAAATCCTTTCCATCCCTCCGCTGATTATCTGGGCCGTTGATCGTCATGGAATCGTCACACTCTCTGAAGGGGGTGGCCTCAACCGCCTGGGATTTCTCCCGGGAGAATGGGTGGGGAAATCCATTTTCAAAGAGTACGCTGATGACCCTGAACTGATCGAGATTTTCAGACGAACACTCAACGGTGAAGAGTTACAACGCAGGCGGACAGCAGGCGCGCTTGTCTTTGACGTGGAATATAGTCCGTTTTTTGATGGACAAGGTCACGTCGACGGATTTCTTTCAGTTGCCATTGATATCACCGAAAAAGTCGCTTCACAGGAAGAACTCCGCCGTTCCGAAGAACGCTTCAGCAAGATATTCCAGTTCAATCCGATCGCGATGTGTATAACGGAAATCGACACGGGTGTCTTCATCGAGGTCAATGAGAAATTTCTAACCGCGCTGCAATGCAACCGGGAATACATTCTGGGGAAAAGCGCCTTTGACATCGGTTTCTGGCCCAGCAAAGAATCCCGCAGGGAGATGATTGAAAAAGTCCAGAAAGAAGGGACCGCGCGCGAGCTCTCTTTTGACTTCATCATACCGAATGGCACCCGTTTATGCACGATGCTCTCCGCGGTCCAGATCTATTTTCGGGGTGAAACATTTCTTCTCTCCTGTGTCAAAGATGTCACCAGGGAACAGTCTGCCCTGGAAGAGCTAGAAAAATTAAACGAAAACCTCGAAGCCAGAGTCGCTTCCCGTACCGCCGAACTGGAGCATGCACATGCCATCCTGAACGAAGAATACACCAAACGAAACCGACTGTATAACGCGCTGCAACAGACGGAAGCCAAGTGGCGCTCTCTGGTGACCAATGCCCCCGACACCATTCTGACCCTGGATCAGGCAGGCTGCATTCTCTTTATCAATCATCAAATCGAATCAGTCAACATGGATGACATCATCGGCACACCCATTTTCAGTTACATGAATCAGTCTCACATCCATAAAGCCCGCGAGAAACTTCAGAAAGTCTTCGACTCGGGAATGACACAACTGATGGAAACAGAAGGGCTCAACACGGAAGGTAAAAAAACGCTCTACTCCTGTCGCATTAGTGCCATGGTGAGCGAAGAAAAAATCATCGCTGCCATGGTTATTGCAACCGATATCACCCAGCAGAAACAGGCAGAACAGGAACTGGTGAGGCGGCGTGCGGAACTGGCCCACCTGTCAAGACTCTCAACAATGGGGGAACTGGCTGCCGAACTCTCGCACGAATTGAACCAGCCTCTGGCAGCCATCAATAATTATACAAATGGCTGTATCCGCCGCATTCAGTCCGGAACCACAACTCTGGATAATCTGATTGAACCTCTCGAAGAGATGTCGCGTCAGGCACAACGCGCCAGCGAAACAATCAAGCGTCTCAGAAGACATGTTCAGAAGAGCGAAGTAGAACAGAAAATACTGGATATCAACGCAGTCATTCAAAATTCGATCGCACTCCTCGAACACGAGATTCAACGTAATGCTGTCACGCTGCAAATGGAATTAAGCCCGGGACCGCTCCGGATCATTGGAGATGCTATCCAGATTGAACAGGTACTGGTCAACCTGCTGTTAAATGCCTTCGAAGCCATGTCTGAACAGCCTCCCGAAGAACGTAAAGTTTTGATCCAATCCGATCAGGATCAGTCAGGGAATCTGATGATATCTGTGACAGACAGCGGAATAGGTTTGAAAAAGGGTCAGGAAAAATCTATCTTCGAAACGTTCTATACAACAAAACAAAAAGGACTGGGCGTCGGTTTGGCAATCAGCCAGACCATTGTTGAAGCGCACGGCGGGAAACTGACCCCGCGCCGAAATAAACAGGGGGCCAGTTTTATTCTCACTTTTCCAGTAGCTCATGGAGATCGAATCAGTGTTATCTGAAAACATGACTATTCAGCAGGAAGCAACTGTCTTCGTTGTTGATGACGACCCCGCCATCAGAAAATCGCTCCGCTGGCTGATTGAATCGGTCGGTCTGAAGGTGCAGACGCACGAACTTGCCAGTGAATTTCTGGAGAGTTACTCACCCGAGATTCCCGGCTGTCTGGTCCTGGATATCAGAATCCCCGGCATGAGTGGTCTTGAATTACAGGAAAAACTGAGGGAGCGAGGCTACGATATTCCTGTCATTATCGTCTCTGGTTACGGGGATGTTCCCATGGCCGTCAGGGCTATGAAAGCGGGAGCAATCGACTTTCTCGAAAAGCCTGTCAGCGATCAGGTGCTGCTGGATTACATTCAGAAAGGCATCGAAACCGACATCAAAAACAAACAGAACCGGATACAAAATCAGGATCTGATGGAGCGGAAAGAATTATTGACCCGCCGTGAACGGGAAGTCATGGAGTACGTGGTTGCCGGCTTCTCCAGCCGCGAAATCGCAGGAACGCTGAATGTCAGTTTTAAAACGGTCGAAGCACACCGCGCTAAAATCATGAAAAAAATGCAGGCTAAAAGTGTTCCGAAACTGATTCAGATGGATCTGCAGATCAAAGATGTTCCCGAGTACAACCGCAACCAGTGAGACTTTGATTTTGCCTCTGATTCCGCAATAATCAATTCCGCTTTAATCACTTTATCATTGCCCTTTGAGATTCCCCGGGAACCATTTTGAATAATCATACAGAACTGGCACTAAACGGCGTTCCCATATGCGATACCTTTGCTGAAGCATTTA is from Gimesia maris and encodes:
- a CDS encoding PAS domain S-box protein yields the protein MNHNQSPDHNRLSSRILSETFPELQSGELLQNIFDSDHQLLRKILSIPPLIIWAVDRHGIVTLSEGGGLNRLGFLPGEWVGKSIFKEYADDPELIEIFRRTLNGEELQRRRTAGALVFDVEYSPFFDGQGHVDGFLSVAIDITEKVASQEELRRSEERFSKIFQFNPIAMCITEIDTGVFIEVNEKFLTALQCNREYILGKSAFDIGFWPSKESRREMIEKVQKEGTARELSFDFIIPNGTRLCTMLSAVQIYFRGETFLLSCVKDVTREQSALEELEKLNENLEARVASRTAELEHAHAILNEEYTKRNRLYNALQQTEAKWRSLVTNAPDTILTLDQAGCILFINHQIESVNMDDIIGTPIFSYMNQSHIHKAREKLQKVFDSGMTQLMETEGLNTEGKKTLYSCRISAMVSEEKIIAAMVIATDITQQKQAEQELVRRRAELAHLSRLSTMGELAAELSHELNQPLAAINNYTNGCIRRIQSGTTTLDNLIEPLEEMSRQAQRASETIKRLRRHVQKSEVEQKILDINAVIQNSIALLEHEIQRNAVTLQMELSPGPLRIIGDAIQIEQVLVNLLLNAFEAMSEQPPEERKVLIQSDQDQSGNLMISVTDSGIGLKKGQEKSIFETFYTTKQKGLGVGLAISQTIVEAHGGKLTPRRNKQGASFILTFPVAHGDRISVI
- a CDS encoding response regulator transcription factor, whose product is MLSENMTIQQEATVFVVDDDPAIRKSLRWLIESVGLKVQTHELASEFLESYSPEIPGCLVLDIRIPGMSGLELQEKLRERGYDIPVIIVSGYGDVPMAVRAMKAGAIDFLEKPVSDQVLLDYIQKGIETDIKNKQNRIQNQDLMERKELLTRREREVMEYVVAGFSSREIAGTLNVSFKTVEAHRAKIMKKMQAKSVPKLIQMDLQIKDVPEYNRNQ